A single Ignavibacteriales bacterium DNA region contains:
- a CDS encoding TlpA family protein disulfide reductase has translation MIRFLLSIIILSVLLTASDGKKIPSHKFENLEGKQSELKTLLSKQVTIITFWATWCKPCAEEMSEFQKLLDIYKESGLKVIAISTDNERSISKVKPFMKSKKFEFTVLLDTNGEAMRKFGVQSVPHTFVVSEDGTILYNHSGYSKGDEKKVEEIIKAKLKAGA, from the coding sequence ATGATCAGGTTTTTATTATCAATAATTATTTTATCTGTTTTGCTGACTGCTTCAGACGGGAAAAAAATACCTTCACATAAGTTCGAAAATCTTGAGGGTAAACAATCTGAACTGAAGACACTTCTCTCCAAACAAGTAACCATCATCACTTTCTGGGCGACCTGGTGCAAACCGTGCGCGGAAGAAATGAGTGAGTTTCAGAAACTACTTGATATCTACAAAGAATCCGGGTTAAAGGTAATTGCCATCTCAACAGATAATGAGCGGAGTATCTCAAAAGTAAAACCGTTTATGAAATCAAAAAAGTTTGAATTCACTGTCCTGCTGGACACAAACGGAGAAGCAATGAGGAAATTCGGGGTTCAGTCTGTCCCCCATACCTTTGTTGTATCGGAGGACGGAACAATACTTTATAATCACAGCGGATACAGCAAAGGGGATGAAAAAAAAGTTGAAGAAATAATTAAAGCTAAACTGAAAGCCGGCGCGTGA
- a CDS encoding cytochrome P450: MNKQFPSPPLSKIISKAHLFLKDDLSYYQYFLETYGDMVFMQLGDFEMLLANDPGFIQHVLKTNYTNYSKPKALRELAPLLKDGIFFLEDEAWRKEVQILKPAFHQSMIALNEYVVKEEVEKTFRYLDELAVQKKSAELSSLLRNLFLTILIRTQCSPAASVDQKRMIHLLSVLLDGVRPIQFYTRVIKKEFNNFVNAGFFNDPFPAAAQEIEDMMMEVFYAAESGKIEATGILSMILTAYKDGKIDLATVRGEMRNLVFAGMDTVADSMTWFMNNLMLHKEIQNTCRDEVIKLSEESILSYNLIDRFVYFYASFRESLRLNPSVWAFHRMTLAEDSWNGYRIPKGVWIFISPLFLHRNGKYWDEPMKFKPERFIGTTIVNPFYYIPFGQGPHYCLGSRIAQLQIMQITGSLIKRYEFTRSSSNNKKFYAGVMLHPAHGLYADLKKI, from the coding sequence ATGAACAAACAGTTTCCATCTCCTCCCCTCTCTAAAATCATATCAAAAGCCCATCTTTTCTTAAAGGACGACCTCTCTTATTATCAGTATTTCCTTGAAACCTACGGTGATATGGTATTTATGCAGCTTGGTGACTTTGAGATGCTGCTTGCAAATGATCCGGGATTTATTCAGCATGTTCTTAAAACCAATTATACAAACTATTCCAAACCTAAGGCACTGCGTGAGCTGGCTCCTCTGCTGAAAGATGGTATTTTTTTTCTTGAAGATGAAGCCTGGCGCAAGGAAGTACAAATCCTTAAACCTGCTTTTCATCAATCAATGATTGCTCTGAATGAGTACGTCGTTAAAGAGGAGGTGGAAAAAACCTTTAGGTATCTTGATGAACTTGCAGTGCAGAAGAAAAGCGCAGAGCTTTCTTCGCTTTTGAGAAATCTGTTCCTTACCATCCTGATCAGGACGCAGTGTTCACCTGCTGCTTCCGTTGATCAGAAGCGGATGATTCACCTCCTTTCAGTACTGCTTGACGGGGTGAGACCGATTCAGTTTTATACTCGTGTAATTAAAAAAGAATTCAACAATTTCGTAAATGCCGGATTTTTCAATGATCCTTTCCCAGCAGCAGCTCAGGAAATTGAAGATATGATGATGGAGGTATTTTACGCAGCTGAATCAGGAAAAATTGAAGCAACCGGAATTCTATCAATGATTCTTACAGCATATAAGGACGGGAAAATTGACCTTGCAACTGTCAGAGGAGAAATGCGTAATCTTGTTTTTGCAGGGATGGATACCGTGGCAGACAGTATGACCTGGTTTATGAATAATCTTATGCTTCATAAGGAAATTCAGAATACCTGTCGAGATGAAGTTATCAAATTATCGGAAGAAAGCATTCTTTCATACAACCTAATAGATAGATTCGTATACTTCTATGCTTCTTTCAGAGAGTCATTACGTCTTAATCCTTCTGTTTGGGCATTTCACCGAATGACACTTGCAGAGGATTCATGGAACGGATATAGGATCCCAAAAGGAGTATGGATTTTTATCTCCCCTCTTTTTCTCCACCGTAATGGTAAATACTGGGATGAACCGATGAAATTTAAGCCGGAAAGATTTATCGGGACTACAATAGTGAACCCGTTTTATTATATACCTTTCGGTCAGGGTCCGCATTATTGCCTTGGAAGCAGAATAGCACAACTACAAATAATGCAGATTACAGGCAGTCTTATTAAAAGATATGAATTTACAAGATCGTCATCTAATAATAAGAAGTTTTATGCAGGAGTAATGCTGCATCCCGCTCACGGACTTTATGCTGACCTTAAGAAAATCTAG
- a CDS encoding saccharopine dehydrogenase NADP-binding domain-containing protein, whose protein sequence is MINTIAVLGAGKVGGCIAQTLSERYSIIVADSSENALRRFEGNSSIKTVCCDLRGNINEIAPLKEADLFVGAVPGWMGYELMSKLAVFGKPVVDISFFPEDAKELDELYRKNKSVLIPDAGVAPGLSNFILGYYNKIYSLNSFKCYVGGLPKERKYPHEYCAPFSPIDVIEEYTRPARFVSDGSLIIEEALSGPEIITFPRVGELEAFNTDGLRSLLHTMKLPDMKEMTLRYPKHAEYMRFLKSAGFFDEKEITVNGKSISPRDVSALLLTDAWKGEPGYDEFTLMRVEMGYTKDQADGVIICDLYDERDQATGFSSMERTTGYTCCAFTELISEGLITESGVVFPENLPHDTSVFQKVIGYLTERGIAISFQEE, encoded by the coding sequence ATGATTAATACAATTGCAGTTCTTGGAGCAGGTAAAGTAGGGGGATGTATTGCGCAGACGCTCAGTGAGCGATATTCAATCATCGTGGCAGACAGTTCTGAGAATGCACTTAGGAGGTTTGAAGGAAATTCATCCATTAAGACAGTCTGTTGTGACTTACGCGGCAATATTAATGAAATTGCTCCCTTAAAAGAAGCAGATTTGTTTGTAGGAGCCGTTCCAGGGTGGATGGGATATGAATTAATGAGTAAACTTGCTGTCTTTGGGAAACCAGTTGTTGATATTTCATTTTTCCCGGAAGATGCCAAAGAACTTGACGAGCTATACAGAAAAAATAAATCAGTTCTGATACCGGACGCAGGTGTCGCACCCGGACTCAGCAACTTTATCCTAGGGTATTATAATAAGATTTATTCCCTGAACAGTTTTAAATGTTATGTGGGAGGTCTGCCTAAAGAACGTAAGTATCCTCATGAATATTGTGCGCCGTTCTCACCAATTGATGTTATTGAAGAATATACCCGACCTGCCAGATTTGTATCTGACGGATCTTTGATTATTGAAGAAGCGCTTTCCGGACCGGAAATCATTACATTTCCGCGGGTTGGTGAACTTGAAGCTTTTAATACTGATGGACTGAGATCGCTGCTCCATACCATGAAACTGCCGGATATGAAGGAGATGACCCTTCGGTATCCTAAACATGCAGAATATATGCGTTTTCTTAAGTCTGCAGGATTTTTTGATGAAAAAGAGATTACTGTTAATGGGAAATCCATATCACCAAGGGATGTATCTGCCTTACTCCTGACTGACGCCTGGAAAGGAGAGCCAGGTTATGATGAGTTTACTTTAATGCGCGTTGAAATGGGATATACAAAAGATCAGGCTGATGGGGTAATCATATGCGATTTATATGATGAACGGGATCAGGCAACCGGTTTTTCTTCAATGGAGCGTACGACCGGTTACACCTGTTGTGCATTTACTGAACTTATCAGTGAGGGACTGATTACTGAATCAGGGGTCGTATTTCCTGAAAATCTCCCGCATGATACTTCTGTCTTCCAAAAAGTTATCGGTTATCTCACTGAGAGAGGGATTGCTATAAGCTTTCAGGAAGAATAA
- a CDS encoding lytic transglycosylase domain-containing protein: MTKKEILILTVGIITGASALFLTTIPVALPESNTVIGDTITGPKPQFGYSSSPPLPAEMTFAGEKVDLDKWYIRERLERELIVSSFSYSLTLMSLKRTGRWFPMIEDIFRREGIPDDLKYLVIAESNLTNAISPAAAVGFWQILDKTGKYYGLVINKEIDQRYDPEKATLAAVRYLKQAKGNFGTWTLAAAAYNAGMRGIGSKLEAQGESDYFSLHMADETARYVFRAMAYKLIHQHPEMYGYFLSPDQYYKPLRTYEIEVTGTVQSWIDFAKAEGITYAQLKYYNPWIRDSKLVNKNRDTFLVKIPVEEIR, from the coding sequence ATGACAAAAAAAGAAATTCTAATCCTCACGGTTGGTATAATTACGGGTGCTTCAGCGCTATTTTTGACAACTATTCCTGTCGCTCTGCCTGAGAGCAATACGGTTATCGGAGATACTATAACCGGGCCGAAACCTCAGTTTGGATACAGTTCATCTCCTCCGCTTCCTGCCGAGATGACTTTTGCAGGCGAAAAGGTTGACCTTGACAAGTGGTATATACGTGAGCGGCTGGAACGTGAACTTATTGTTTCCAGCTTTTCATATTCTCTGACCCTCATGTCCTTAAAAAGAACGGGAAGGTGGTTCCCGATGATTGAAGACATTTTCAGGCGTGAGGGAATTCCTGATGATCTGAAATATCTTGTGATAGCAGAGAGTAATTTAACCAATGCGATATCTCCGGCTGCTGCAGTTGGATTCTGGCAGATACTTGATAAAACAGGGAAGTATTATGGGCTGGTCATCAATAAAGAAATTGATCAGCGGTATGATCCTGAAAAGGCGACACTTGCCGCAGTAAGATATCTTAAACAGGCAAAGGGTAATTTTGGAACCTGGACTCTTGCGGCCGCTGCATACAATGCAGGAATGAGAGGAATAGGAAGCAAACTTGAAGCACAGGGTGAATCCGATTATTTTTCGCTTCACATGGCTGATGAAACTGCACGGTATGTATTCAGGGCTATGGCATATAAACTCATTCATCAGCATCCGGAAATGTATGGCTATTTTCTCTCGCCTGACCAGTATTATAAGCCTTTGCGCACCTATGAGATTGAAGTTACCGGAACAGTTCAAAGCTGGATCGATTTTGCAAAAGCTGAAGGGATTACTTATGCACAGTTGAAGTATTACAATCCCTGGATACGGGATAGTAAACTGGTGAATAAAAACAGAGATACATTTTTGGTCAAAATTCCAGTAGAAGAAATCCGATGA
- a CDS encoding ferrous iron transporter B, with protein sequence MMNPNEQIIKEANKLRYAIGENIHDSVISSIYQEANSIASNAIALDRKKHAAILDSKIDRLVTSKVWGFVIMFLILALVFWLTVVGTNIPSGMLAVLLVDTIHPLLKSLAVNAGFPWWLSGILIDGAYLSLAWVISVMLPPMAIFFPLFTFLEDLGYLPRVAFNLDALFRRAGAHGKQALTMSMGFGCNAAGVVAARIIDSPRERIVAIITNNFSLCNGRWPTQILIASIFIGALVPPVYSGIATAGAVIAVALFGIFLSLVVSRGLSNTVLKGEPSSFSLELPPYRKPRILQILYTSLIDRTLFVLWRAMIFAAPAGVLIWLTGNINIGELSIAQHFITWVDPYALFFGLNGVIILAYIIAIPANEIVVPTILMLTVHVLGLENLGSGAGVMFEADSVSLTAEILSAGGWTALTGISLMLFSLLHNPCSTTIYTIYKETGSIKWTALATFIPLIMGFIICFLVAQGYYLLIN encoded by the coding sequence ATTATGAATCCGAACGAACAAATAATTAAAGAAGCAAATAAACTCCGTTACGCTATCGGTGAGAATATACACGATTCTGTAATAAGCTCAATTTACCAAGAAGCAAATTCTATTGCATCAAATGCAATTGCGCTCGACAGAAAAAAACATGCGGCAATTCTTGATAGTAAAATTGACCGATTGGTTACCTCAAAAGTCTGGGGATTTGTCATCATGTTTCTTATTCTGGCTTTGGTCTTCTGGCTCACTGTAGTAGGTACAAATATTCCCAGCGGCATGCTTGCTGTTTTATTGGTGGATACGATTCATCCTCTTTTGAAGTCCCTTGCTGTTAATGCCGGATTTCCCTGGTGGCTGAGCGGTATCCTGATTGATGGAGCCTATCTCTCACTGGCATGGGTAATAAGTGTTATGCTGCCGCCGATGGCAATCTTTTTTCCTCTTTTTACCTTTCTTGAAGATTTAGGATATCTGCCGAGAGTGGCATTTAATCTAGATGCGCTTTTCAGAAGGGCAGGAGCTCATGGAAAACAGGCATTGACGATGAGCATGGGTTTTGGCTGTAACGCAGCCGGTGTTGTAGCAGCAAGAATTATTGACAGTCCGCGTGAAAGAATAGTAGCTATCATAACGAATAATTTTTCACTTTGTAACGGCAGATGGCCGACACAGATTCTTATTGCATCAATCTTTATCGGAGCGCTGGTACCGCCGGTATATTCCGGCATCGCTACAGCGGGTGCGGTAATTGCCGTGGCACTTTTTGGCATTTTTCTCAGTCTGGTGGTAAGCCGCGGGCTTTCAAACACTGTTCTTAAAGGAGAACCATCATCATTCAGTCTTGAACTGCCTCCTTACAGAAAACCCCGAATTCTTCAGATATTGTATACGTCACTTATAGACAGAACTCTGTTTGTTTTATGGAGGGCGATGATTTTTGCGGCTCCTGCCGGAGTGTTAATCTGGCTGACTGGCAATATCAATATCGGTGAACTGAGTATAGCACAGCATTTTATTACCTGGGTGGATCCTTATGCGCTATTCTTCGGGCTTAACGGGGTAATTATCCTTGCTTATATAATTGCTATACCCGCCAACGAGATAGTGGTTCCAACCATTTTAATGCTCACGGTACATGTTCTGGGACTTGAGAACCTCGGTTCCGGTGCCGGTGTTATGTTTGAGGCAGACTCAGTTTCTCTGACTGCGGAAATTCTTAGCGCAGGCGGATGGACTGCACTTACCGGTATATCATTAATGCTCTTTAGCCTGCTGCATAATCCCTGTTCAACAACCATTTATACCATATATAAGGAGACCGGAAGTATTAAATGGACTGCTCTGGCAACATTTATTCCCCTGATTATGGGCTTTATCATCTGTTTTCTGGTTGCGCAGGGTTATTATTTATTGATAAATTGA